A region of Lycium barbarum isolate Lr01 chromosome 3, ASM1917538v2, whole genome shotgun sequence DNA encodes the following proteins:
- the LOC132630004 gene encoding transcription factor RAX2 has protein sequence MGRAPCCDKANVKKGPWSPEEDAKLKEYIEKFGTGGNWIALPQKAGLRRCGKSCRLRWLNYLRPNIKHGEFSDEEDRVICSLYANIGSRWSIIAAQLPGRTDNDIKNYWNTKLKKKLMGYVSSSHKIRPLNHHHQHQIITNAYNNNYCQQLSLLQASSLLVSSNYNNNNTTFPCYETNIPTIPSSSTILNTAASASCTSNISASTSPGLQIQENNFVGPTTSDESYGVSNLDFHNYMYNGVIGEEAEDQSNSKFLINEGGGKLISGNGCYVAQQNPVDYSSLEEIKELISTNHVTCNNNSLFLDEIKTEEKFMMYY, from the exons ATGGGAAGAGCTCCATGTTGTGATAAGGCAAATGTGAAGAAAGGGCCATGGTCACCTGAAGAAGATGCAAAATTAAAAGAGTATATTGAGAAATTTGGTACTGGTGGAAATTGGATTGCTCTTCCACAAAAAGCTG GGCTAAGAAGATGTGGGAAAAGCTGCAGATTAAGATGGCTAAATTATCTTAGGCCAAACATTAAACATGGAGAATTCTCAGATGAAGAAGACAGAGTCATTTGCAGCCTTTATGCTAACATTGGAAGCAG GTGGTCAATAATAGCAGCTCAATTACCAGGCAGGACAGATAACGATATCAAGAACTATTGGAACACAAAGCTCAAGAAGAAATTAATGGGATATGTCTCTTCATCTCACAAAATTAGGCCtcttaatcatcatcatcaacaccaaattaTAACCAATgcttataataataattattgcCAACAACTTTCACTTCTTCAAGCTTCATCCTTATTAGTCTCATcaaactataacaacaacaacaccaccttTCCATGCTATGAAACCAATATTCCTACAATCCCATCAAGTAGTACTATCTTGAACACTGCTGCATCCGCTAGTTGTACCTCAAACATTAGTGCTAGTACTTCCCCTGGTCTCCAaattcaagaaaataattttgtggGTCCTACTACTTCTGATGAGAGTTATGGTGTTTCAAATTTGGATTTTCATAACTATATGTATAATGGTGTTATTGGTGAAGAAGCAGAAGATCAGAGTAATTCAAAGTTCTTGATTAATGAAGGTGGAGGAAAGTTGATTAGTGGAAATGGTTGTTATGTTGCACAACAAAATCCAGTAGATTATAGTAGCTTGGAGGAGATTAAGGAACTAATTAGTACTAATCATGTTACATGTAATAACAATAGCTTGTTCCTTGACGAGATCAAGACAGAAGAAAAATTCATGATGTACTATTGA
- the LOC132629785 gene encoding LOW QUALITY PROTEIN: uncharacterized protein LOC132629785 (The sequence of the model RefSeq protein was modified relative to this genomic sequence to represent the inferred CDS: deleted 2 bases in 1 codon), with translation MYLRFLSLRLSQVNLLLVANTYHVEFNFLPTSLPLLFAALHWIQEEKITLFTADGLIQFGGNIVPRRVSFADATKARKIRSAFQISTFHESKYMDPNQSLCLGALIDIAATNMNTGLDMGRKLCILGYCRCSASLGSPSSI, from the exons ATGTACCTCAGATTTTTATCACTAAGGTTATCACAAGTCAATTTACTTTTGGTTGCAAATACTTATCATGTTGAATTTAATTTCCTCCCCACTTCCCTACCCTTGCTATTTGCAGCTTTGCACTGGATACAGGAGGAGAAGATTACGTTGTTTACCGCTGATGGACTCATTCAATTTGGAGGAAAT ATAGTTCCACGACGTGTGTCTTTTGCTGATGCAA CAAAAGCAAGGAAAATTAGAAGTGCCTTCCAGATTTCAACGTTCCATGAGAGCAAATATATGGATCCTAATCAAAGCCTTTGCTTGGGTGCTCTCATTGACATCGCAGCGACTAACATGAACACT GGGCTTGACATGGGCAGAAAACTCTGCATACTTGGATACTGTCGCTGTTCCGCTTCTCTGGGGAGTCCCTCCAGTATCTGA